The genome window ATTGGCATCCAGCGCCTTGGGACGTCCACCGTTTCATCCGCGCGCCCTCGCGGCCAAAAGTCCGGCCTGGGTATGTTCGCGAATCAGGTTACGCTCGAACTCCGCCAAGGCGCCAAACAGATGAAACACCAGTTTGCCGCCGCTGCTGGCGGTGTCGATGTTCTCGTACAGGCTTTTAACGCCACCCCGCGCTTTTCCAGCTTATCGACCTGGCAATCAGGTCTTTGAGGGAGCGGCCCAGCCGATCCAGCCGCCAAGACCACCAAGGTATCGCCTTCACGCAGCATTTCCAGCGCGGTGATCAGACCTGGGCTTTCGGCTTTGGCGCCGCTTTCCTTATCTTCATACTGCTTGGAACAGCCGGCTAGAGTAAGTGCGTCGCGCTGCAGTTCAAGATTCTGATCATCGGTGGAAATGCGGGCATGGCCTATCAGCATGACGCGCCTCGGTGTGAACAGCAGGAACCAGGCTGACAAAGCGGGGTAAGGCGCCGAAGATAGGAGGTTGACGAGAAATCAGGAGATATTTGTATGACCGTTCAGTAAAGAAATTCATGTAAAGCGAGTATAAATTAAAGGTGTACTATTCACTCCCGTTTCTTTCGGAAAACCTTAGTTTTACATAAGCCGTGTTGATCAGCTCGTCGAGAGTGGCAGGAATGTTTCCTGCCTTATAGGCTAAATACATGTGCATCGCCAGTTCCTTGAGCGTTTTTTCGTCCCAGCTTTCAAAACGGTTTTGAAGTGTGCTGACTAATTCCGGGCGGGTTATATTGTAATGATGCAACAAGGTATCGAAAGTGATCTCTGAAGTTGGCTGTTCCTGCAAATCGGACTCCAAGGGCTCATCTTCGAGTTTCAATAATATTGCTCCGGAATGCGGCGACTGTTCTTCGGGTTCTGGAAAATAGCTTTCCGGCGTAAAGGAGTGTTCTTCGGGTGCTAATGCCTCGTCTTCGGCTGTGTCTTCCTGTGAAGGCGCTTCGTATCCCGCGGGTTCAGCTTCCATTGTTTCAATGGATTGCTCCCGGGGTTCCGTGGCGTGGGATACGGTCGGGGATATCCGGGTTATACCCGGGTCGGGTGGAGCCGGCGCCAGTGAACGCACGATTTCCCTTATTTCTTCGATCTCCAGTTTAAAGTGATCGTTTTCTTTCTTTATCTGTTCGAGTTCCAGTTTCAAAATTGCAATTTCTTGTTCATGGCCGGCCAAGGCATCGTCGTTCCGTCCCAGTCTGTCGGCAAACTTCTGCGCAGAACTTTCTTTCTGATCGTGAACCTGCTGCAGTGCACTGATTTGCCGTCCGAAATGATAGATTTTCTGCTCCAGGGCTTCCATCTTGTCCTGCTGCTCAAGGGGGAGGTACGTACTCGTTACGGTAACAGGCTCAGGGTTGGACTCGATATAATGATCAGACTCGCTGGTGATTTTATCGAAGACCGCTCTTTCCGCTCTCATCTCCGCTTCCCTGTATTCCCGGCTTAATGTTTCATCATAGAATTCGGAGATGCGCCTCATTCTTGCCAGGATCTTGGGGCTCAAATTCAAGGTAGCCCGTTCCTCGTTGCTCAATGCAAGCGGGCGGTTTTCCGCAAATTCTTTTGATTCTGTCATGATCGTATCCTCGGAAGAATGATGAAGCACATTTGGCATGGCATGCTGATATGCTGTAGCGTGAAATATACGCCAAATTTCAGGTTTCACCTACTGCCGCTTTATTGTGAGGGTCGCAATGGCGTTTGCTGGGAAGCGCATGGCAAGCGGAATTCCGTGTTCAAGCGTTTTCCCGCTGGAGCAGGCATGGGGTTTGGCAGTTGCTGTTCGCCGGTTGCGTTCATCATGCTGATTTTAAAGGCGTATTTATCTTCTCCATCATCAATCGAGTTCATCCCCGCGCCAGTGGCGCTGCGGGCGGTAACGCCGGGGACGAAGCTTTGGGACGATCGAAGGGGCGGCTTTAGCACCAGGATTCACGCCATTACGGATGCCTTGGGGAATCCTCTCGAATTCGTACTGACCGGAGGCTGGCCATGACATCGGACAGGCCGAAACCTTGCCGGCGCTGATGCCAGCGGGTGCGTGCGCGTTTGTCGGCGACAAAGGCCATGACAGCGATGCGCTGGTCCAGGCCATCGTAGCGAGGGATATGAAAGCCGTCATTCCTCCGCGCTGCAATCGAAACAAGAAACGCGAGTGGGATTGCTTTATTTACAAAGAACGTCATCTGAAAATTTTCTTATTAGTAAGGCGAGACCTTCTGCGCCGATGGATGGGCGCAGAGAGTTTCTAGAAGGCTGTCCGAGAATTCGATAATTGAAAATTTCACCACAATGTATGGTGCTTGCTCTTATAAAATAACGCTATACAATGTAGCGTTTTTTTCTGAGTTTACATGCTCGGACAGCCTCTTAGGGGGGGGTTGCTGCGTGTCTCGACTGGCTTTGCCTCGGTTTCCGGTCGAACCGGTCCCGATTCCACCGCTCACCCAAATGTACTCGTGCGCGCAAAACCCGGTAAGGTTTACTTTGTCCTCTCAGCCGTCAACCGATAACGCCGGTCGCTGGCAGCCAAAACGCCTGCTATCGCCATCAATACCCCGCCCAGCCAGATCCAGCGGATAAACGGCTTGTAGTAAACGCGCACTGTCCAAGCCCGTTCATCCAGCTTTTCGCCGAGCGCGACGTAAAGATCGCGGAACAGGCCGGGATCGATGGCGGCTTCGGTCATTGGTTTGCGCTGCACCGTATAAACGCGTTTTTGCGGGTTCAGTTCGGCGGCGCGCGATGCGCCATGGTAAACCTGAAAATCGCCTTCCAGCGCCCGGTAATTCGGCCCTTCCACTTCTTTAACGCCCTGAAATTTGAAAGTATAGCCGCCCAGATCGACCGCTTCGCCTATCGCCAGACGCACATTCTTCTCGACGCTGTAATGACTGGACAGTACAGTGCCGACCAGAAACACCGCAGCGGCGAAATGCGCCAGCGTCATACCGTAGATGCTCGGGCTTTGCGCGCGCAAGCCTTCCAGCAGCGACTTGCGCACGCGCACGCGGTTATAAAATGAAAACAGACAGGTTGCGCTTAACCATAGCGCAGTCGATAAACCCGCCATGGTAGCGTAATCATTCGGCTCGAAGCATAGCAGGGTCAGACCGACACCGGCTATGAAACAAGCAACCAACAGCCAGCGCAAGCGCTGAAAAACTGCAACAGCGGAAGCATCGCGCCAGCCGACCAGCGGCGACAACCCGGCCAGCAAAAATATCGGCGCCATGATCGGCGCAAACACGCTGGAAAAATACGGCGAACCGACCGATATTTTGCCCATGCCAAGCGCATCCAGCATCAATGGATACAGCGTACCGAGCAGGATGCTGGCCGCCGCCGTCACCAGCATAATATTGTTCAGCAACAGCAGGTTTTCACGCGAAAACAGCGCATAACGAGCATGATCGCGGATTGCCGGCGCGCGCCACGCATAAACCCCAAGCGAGCCGCCGACAACCAGCAGCAGGAAAATAAGGATAAACAAACCGCGAGTCGGATCGGAGGCGAACGCATGCACCGAAGTCAGCACGCCCGAGCGCACCAGGAAAGTTCCGAGCAGGCTCAGCGAAAACGCGAACAGCGCCAACAGCACGGTCCAGGTCTTGAACGCGCCGCGCTTCTCGGTCATTGCCAGCGAATGCAGCAACGCGGTCGCTACCAGCCACGGCATGAATGAGGCATTTTCCACAGGGTCCCAGAACCACCAGCCGCCCCAACCGAGTTCGTAATAAGCCCACCACGATCCCAGCGTGATTCCCAGCGTCAGGAATACCCAGGCCACCAATGTCCACGGGCGTGTCCAGCGCGCCCAGGCGGCGTCTAGCGAGCCGCCGAGCAAGGCCGCCAGCGCAAAACTGAAGGCGACGCTCAGGCCGACGTAACCCATGTAAAGCATCGGCGGGTGTATGGTCATGCCGAAATCCTGCAGCAGCGGATTCAGGTCGTTGCCGTCCACCGGCGCGGGAACCAGGCGCGTAAACGGATTGGAGGTAAACAGGATAAAGGTGAGCATGCCGACGCTGATCAGTCCCATGATGCCCAGCACGCGCGCGAGCATCGCATCGTTGAGACTGCGGCTGCGCACGCTGACCGCCAGCGTCCACAGCCCGAGGATGAACACCCAGAGCAGCATCGAACCTTCGTGCGCGCCCCAGACCGCGGCAATGCGGTAATACAGCGGCAATGCGGTATTGGAGCCGCGCGCGACGTATTCCACGGAAAAATCGTTATTGATGAAGCATAGCGCCAGAGCGAGCATCGCGATCAGCAGGAAAAAGCTCTGCGCCTGCGCGGCAGGCCGCGCCGCCGCCATCCATAGCTTCCGCCTCTGATGCGCGCCGACCAGCGGCAGCGCTGCCTGCAGCAGCGCCGTCAATAGCGCCAGCGTCAACGCCAGTTGTCCCAGCTCAGGTATCATTTGCGGTAGTCCTTGTAGTTCGGTTCAATCCGCCCGTTCTTTTTTAACGCTTCGCCGACTTCGGGAGGCATGTAATTCTCATCGTGCTTGGCCAGCACTTCGCCGGCGACAAACACGCCGTTGTTGTCGAGTTGCCCGATGGCGATGATGCCCTGACCTTCGCGGAACAAGTCCGGCAGTATGCCTTCGTAGCTGACGCCGACCGTTGCCGGACCGTCGGTCAGATCGAAGGCGACCTTGACGCCGTCGCCGCGCTTGACGCTGCCTTTTACAACCAGGCCGCCGACTCGGAACGAATAGCCATGCGGCGCTTCGCCGGAAACGATCTGGCTCGGCGTATAGAAATACAGCAGATTTTTCTGAAACGCGCGCAATCCAAGAAACGCCGCCAGACCGATGCCCAGCAACAGCAGCCCGATCCACAGCATGCGGCGGCGGCGCGGCGTCATCGTTGCGGCCCACGGGCAAGATGGCGGCGCGTCTGCGCTTTTATTTGCGAGATTTTCTGTAATGCGGCGAGCAGATTCCAGCCGAGCACCAGCAAGGCCAGACCGTAGCTCGGCCAGACGTAGCGGGCGTAGCCGCCCATATCGAAAAATTGTTCCAATGTCATAGCTCCAGCTCCTTCACCCACGCGCTGCGGCGCTCGCGCTCCAGTACTTCGGCGCGGGCATTGATCAAAATCACCGTGGCGGCAAACAGCTTGAAAGCCAGCATCATCACCAGCAACGGCGTCAGCATACTGAGATGTATCGCCGGTTTATCGAAGCGCGTCACCGTCGGTCCCTGATGCAGGGTGTTCCACCATTCCACCGAATAATGGATGATCGGGATGTTCACCACGCCGACCAGCAGCAGCAGGCCGCCTGCGCGCGCAGCTACGCGCCGGTCTTCGATCGACGATACCAGCGCGATATAGCCCAGATACAAAAACAGCAGTATCAGCTCGGAAGTCAGCCGCGCGTCCCACACCCACCAGGTTCCCCACATCGGCTTACCCCACAGCGAACCGGTCGCCAGCGCGATGAAGGTAAACGACGCGCCCAGAGCCGCCGAGCTGCGCACCATCACATCGGCGAGCTTGATGTTCCAGATCAGGTGGATCGCGCTGACCGCCGCCATGAAGGTATAAAGGGCCAGCGACATCCACGCCGCCGGCACATGCACGAACATGATGCGGTAGCTTTGGCCCTGTTGATAATCGGGCGGCGCGACCACCAGGCCTAAATATAGCCCGGTCAGCAGCATCAGCGCGGCGAGCGCGCCCAGCCAGGGAATAAACTTTCCGCTCAACGAATAAAAATAAGGGGGAGATGCCAGCTTATGAAAAAAACGCCACATAAAGGTAAACAGGGTCAACTTACACTGATTCTAAGCGCGGCGGCGATTGCCAGCGGCGTCAGGGTCAACGCCAGCAAAGCCATTGCCGCCAGAAAATAAATTTGTCCTTCAATTGGAAGACCTGCCGAAGCCGCGGTAATCGCATTGGTGGCAAAGATAAGCACCGGAATGTAAAGCGGCATGACCAGCAATGTCAACAAAATACCGCCGCGGCGCAAGCCCAGCGTCAGCGCCACGCCGAACGCCCCTACAAAGCTGAGCACCGGCGTGCCGAGCAGCAAGGTCAGTTCCATCGCGGCAATGGCAGCGGGCGGCATCGACAGCAGCACGCCCAGCAACGGCGCGAGCAGCAGCATCGGCAAAGCGCTGACCAGCCAATGCGTCAGTATTTTTGCGATCACCAGCAACGGAACCGGATATACGCCCAGCAGCATCTGCTCCAGCGTGCCGTCTTCATAGTCGCTGCGAAACAGGTTTTCCAGCGAAAACAGCGCAGCCAATAACGCGGCGATCCAGATCACGCCCGGGGCGATGCG of Candidatus Methylospira mobilis contains these proteins:
- a CDS encoding heme lyase CcmF/NrfE family subunit, with protein sequence MIPELGQLALTLALLTALLQAALPLVGAHQRRKLWMAAARPAAQAQSFFLLIAMLALALCFINNDFSVEYVARGSNTALPLYYRIAAVWGAHEGSMLLWVFILGLWTLAVSVRSRSLNDAMLARVLGIMGLISVGMLTFILFTSNPFTRLVPAPVDGNDLNPLLQDFGMTIHPPMLYMGYVGLSVAFSFALAALLGGSLDAAWARWTRPWTLVAWVFLTLGITLGSWWAYYELGWGGWWFWDPVENASFMPWLVATALLHSLAMTEKRGAFKTWTVLLALFAFSLSLLGTFLVRSGVLTSVHAFASDPTRGLFILIFLLLVVGGSLGVYAWRAPAIRDHARYALFSRENLLLLNNIMLVTAAASILLGTLYPLMLDALGMGKISVGSPYFSSVFAPIMAPIFLLAGLSPLVGWRDASAVAVFQRLRWLLVACFIAGVGLTLLCFEPNDYATMAGLSTALWLSATCLFSFYNRVRVRKSLLEGLRAQSPSIYGMTLAHFAAAVFLVGTVLSSHYSVEKNVRLAIGEAVDLGGYTFKFQGVKEVEGPNYRALEGDFQVYHGASRAAELNPQKRVYTVQRKPMTEAAIDPGLFRDLYVALGEKLDERAWTVRVYYKPFIRWIWLGGVLMAIAGVLAASDRRYRLTAERTK
- the ccmE gene encoding cytochrome c maturation protein CcmE, translating into MTPRRRRMLWIGLLLLGIGLAAFLGLRAFQKNLLYFYTPSQIVSGEAPHGYSFRVGGLVVKGSVKRGDGVKVAFDLTDGPATVGVSYEGILPDLFREGQGIIAIGQLDNNGVFVAGEVLAKHDENYMPPEVGEALKKNGRIEPNYKDYRK
- the ccmD gene encoding heme exporter protein CcmD, which produces MTLEQFFDMGGYARYVWPSYGLALLVLGWNLLAALQKISQIKAQTRRHLARGPQR
- a CDS encoding heme ABC transporter permease; the encoded protein is MWRFFHKLASPPYFYSLSGKFIPWLGALAALMLLTGLYLGLVVAPPDYQQGQSYRIMFVHVPAAWMSLALYTFMAAVSAIHLIWNIKLADVMVRSSAALGASFTFIALATGSLWGKPMWGTWWVWDARLTSELILLFLYLGYIALVSSIEDRRVAARAGGLLLLVGVVNIPIIHYSVEWWNTLHQGPTVTRFDKPAIHLSMLTPLLVMMLAFKLFAATVILINARAEVLERERRSAWVKELEL
- the ccmB gene encoding heme exporter protein CcmB, whose translation is MNGLVFALWTLVRRDLLLAFRHRGELANPLLFFLMIVSLYPLGVSPEVDLLRRIAPGVIWIAALLAALFSLENLFRSDYEDGTLEQMLLGVYPVPLLVIAKILTHWLVSALPMLLLAPLLGVLLSMPPAAIAAMELTLLLGTPVLSFVGAFGVALTLGLRRGGILLTLLVMPLYIPVLIFATNAITAASAGLPIEGQIYFLAAMALLALTLTPLAIAAALRISVS